The following are from one region of the Catenulispora sp. EB89 genome:
- a CDS encoding FHA domain-containing protein, whose protein sequence is MATVTYYCEIDPDCPPQSKPGFCPRHPLEKLRRRRVSATDDVGPQSQDAAAGDLDTRYQVRVLGAYVVVPPEGLELGRGCAAVPGLADKAGIDDHHARIRCHGGRLSVMDLGSDNGTFIDGRRIDPMVEEPVAPGTSLRLADRVAVVIELADLDEFGLPRDNGAQAEPEPEPEPEEPASGSRTSASWFPDELLDRYVPEEEAGEGAEAMVWKARPADGGDPVAVKVYYAGQPMSTELVEYLRSDPAFIRHVPKILDSGRSHTSGGSRYWLVMEFFPESLADLIHRERAQPGGLSEVSAQALVAELANLITFWQQKVERNPLDFSPDNILVRRGLPTPQLVLADFGGVVAFRASQLISQARYKQAYAPPEEHWNDRAVPWPWWGLGEIVYEILTGRHRHEGQPDEVVFRSRHIGDLDLREVSSERWRMLLRGLLAREDRWTGQQVRDWLAGGSPPLPRQSSRPGGQPQGKELNYRGRGMRQTEDLARQMAADGTGADEWMADGGAARLAAWLKTAGSGYDTHDLAAVGRDPLRAAVAVTSFIATFAPKIEPRFQGRRADAAGLVEGLAREPGGSFAKILIDNRILSVAALADCHHTECADRDTCAVLERASALVNEAVPLAQRIADRVASDVPGTAAGAGTGWATGRGAASAVKPDEDAIYATALMLALEPTAVPDLRIGRGALGPRPADWWRELAADAGKADVRTARGIAAVAAAVSVQRIAAEDLQARKQKDPARAASARPWRPLPSTGALVGQVLLMVLACALLSWCAFVARGFFEVLTSDAVDKGHQLWLQIPLIAVRASSAQLGYLGFSLLAAVAAVAAAYGIGTTAPLRSVPPGVAVIAGMAGLVQPPSPVGLPQSAEQSLSRTLGHAAGSMNSGWVIVLSLAALGAGVAVIRGAESVSGLSGANGSPFTAGRTPAALIGVPGWFGERSNQYRTRALVIGGAVLFLVLSAAAWTGAVAQREMFPAAPAVTVPPAPRGAVHAAAVAPLPDPSALVGRYALVLAVLAVAVTLLSRQRRGWVVWPAAVAVGAAAWLVSPSLPLALGGPVLPGLTGWLWRTTDTAAVWYAWVTALLLVCLLLPTLRRSFDNAGRTGR, encoded by the coding sequence GTGGCGACCGTGACCTACTACTGCGAGATCGACCCGGACTGCCCGCCGCAGAGCAAGCCCGGGTTCTGCCCGCGGCACCCGCTGGAGAAGCTTCGCCGCAGGCGCGTGAGCGCGACGGACGACGTCGGCCCGCAGAGCCAGGATGCCGCTGCCGGCGACCTGGACACCCGCTACCAGGTGCGCGTCCTCGGCGCCTACGTCGTCGTCCCTCCCGAGGGCCTGGAACTCGGCCGCGGGTGCGCGGCGGTGCCGGGGCTGGCCGACAAGGCCGGGATCGACGACCACCACGCTCGGATCCGCTGTCACGGCGGCCGGCTCTCGGTGATGGATCTGGGCTCTGACAACGGCACCTTCATCGACGGCCGGCGCATCGATCCGATGGTGGAGGAGCCGGTCGCGCCCGGGACCAGCCTGCGGCTGGCCGACCGGGTCGCCGTCGTCATCGAGCTGGCAGACCTGGACGAGTTCGGGCTGCCGCGCGACAACGGCGCCCAGGCGGAGCCGGAACCCGAACCCGAGCCCGAGGAACCCGCTTCCGGTTCGCGCACCTCAGCTTCCTGGTTCCCCGACGAACTCCTCGACCGGTACGTGCCCGAGGAGGAGGCCGGCGAGGGCGCCGAGGCGATGGTGTGGAAGGCCCGGCCCGCCGACGGCGGCGACCCCGTGGCCGTGAAGGTCTACTACGCCGGGCAGCCCATGAGTACCGAGCTCGTCGAGTACCTGCGCTCCGATCCCGCCTTCATCCGCCACGTCCCGAAGATCCTGGATTCCGGGCGCTCCCACACCTCGGGCGGCTCCCGGTACTGGCTGGTCATGGAGTTCTTCCCGGAGTCGCTGGCCGACCTCATCCACCGCGAGCGGGCTCAGCCCGGCGGCCTCTCTGAGGTCAGCGCCCAGGCCCTCGTGGCCGAACTGGCCAACCTGATCACCTTCTGGCAGCAGAAGGTCGAGCGCAATCCGCTCGACTTCTCCCCGGACAACATCCTGGTCCGGCGCGGACTGCCGACACCGCAGCTGGTGCTGGCCGACTTCGGCGGCGTCGTGGCCTTTCGCGCCAGCCAGCTGATCAGCCAGGCGCGCTACAAGCAGGCCTACGCGCCGCCCGAGGAGCACTGGAACGACCGGGCCGTGCCGTGGCCGTGGTGGGGGCTCGGCGAGATCGTCTACGAGATCCTGACCGGCCGGCACCGGCACGAGGGCCAGCCGGACGAGGTCGTCTTCCGGTCCCGCCACATCGGAGACCTCGATCTGCGCGAGGTCTCCTCCGAACGCTGGCGGATGCTGTTGCGCGGTCTGCTGGCGCGCGAGGACCGGTGGACCGGCCAGCAGGTGCGGGACTGGCTCGCCGGGGGGAGTCCGCCGCTTCCCCGGCAGAGCAGCAGGCCTGGCGGACAGCCGCAGGGCAAGGAGCTGAATTACCGGGGCCGCGGCATGCGGCAGACCGAAGATCTGGCCAGGCAGATGGCCGCGGACGGCACCGGCGCCGACGAGTGGATGGCCGACGGCGGCGCGGCCCGGCTGGCCGCCTGGCTCAAGACCGCCGGCAGTGGCTACGACACCCACGACCTGGCCGCGGTGGGCCGGGACCCGCTGCGCGCGGCGGTGGCCGTGACGTCCTTCATCGCCACGTTCGCGCCCAAGATCGAGCCCCGGTTCCAGGGCCGGCGGGCCGACGCCGCGGGTCTGGTGGAAGGCCTGGCCCGGGAACCCGGCGGGAGTTTCGCCAAGATCCTGATCGACAACCGGATCCTGTCGGTCGCGGCGCTGGCCGACTGCCACCACACAGAATGCGCGGACCGCGACACATGTGCGGTCCTCGAACGGGCCTCCGCGCTCGTGAACGAAGCGGTGCCGCTCGCGCAACGGATCGCTGACCGTGTTGCGAGTGACGTCCCGGGGACGGCTGCGGGAGCGGGGACGGGATGGGCGACGGGACGGGGGGCCGCGAGCGCGGTGAAGCCGGACGAGGACGCGATCTACGCCACGGCCCTCATGCTCGCCCTGGAACCCACCGCCGTGCCCGATCTCCGTATCGGCAGAGGTGCCCTCGGACCGCGTCCGGCGGATTGGTGGCGCGAGCTGGCCGCCGACGCGGGCAAGGCCGACGTCCGGACCGCGCGCGGGATCGCGGCGGTGGCCGCCGCTGTGTCCGTGCAGCGGATCGCGGCCGAGGATCTGCAGGCCCGTAAGCAGAAGGACCCCGCCCGGGCCGCGTCGGCGCGCCCCTGGCGTCCGCTGCCGAGCACCGGAGCGCTGGTCGGCCAGGTGCTGCTCATGGTTCTGGCCTGTGCGCTGCTGAGCTGGTGCGCCTTCGTGGCGCGGGGGTTCTTCGAGGTCCTGACGTCAGACGCCGTCGACAAGGGCCACCAACTCTGGCTCCAGATACCCCTGATCGCGGTCCGCGCCAGCTCCGCGCAGCTGGGATACCTCGGGTTCTCCCTGCTGGCGGCGGTGGCCGCGGTCGCCGCGGCCTACGGGATCGGCACCACCGCACCGCTGCGGAGCGTCCCGCCGGGGGTCGCGGTGATCGCCGGCATGGCGGGCCTGGTCCAGCCGCCGAGCCCGGTCGGCCTGCCGCAGTCGGCCGAGCAGTCGCTGAGCCGCACGCTGGGCCACGCGGCCGGTTCGATGAACTCCGGCTGGGTGATCGTGCTCTCCCTCGCGGCGTTGGGCGCCGGCGTGGCGGTGATCAGAGGCGCGGAGTCGGTCAGCGGTCTGTCGGGCGCCAACGGCTCCCCGTTCACGGCCGGGCGGACCCCCGCCGCATTGATAGGAGTCCCCGGCTGGTTCGGCGAACGCAGCAATCAGTACCGCACGCGAGCGCTGGTCATCGGGGGAGCCGTGCTGTTCCTCGTCCTGTCCGCCGCGGCGTGGACGGGCGCGGTGGCGCAGCGCGAGATGTTCCCCGCTGCGCCGGCCGTCACGGTGCCACCGGCGCCGCGCGGCGCGGTCCACGCGGCGGCGGTCGCTCCGCTGCCCGATCCGTCGGCGCTCGTCGGCCGCTACGCCCTGGTCCTGGCGGTGCTGGCGGTGGCCGTCACGCTGCTGAGCCGGCAACGGCGCGGCTGGGTGGTGTGGCCGGCGGCGGTGGCGGTCGGCGCCGCGGCGTGGCTGGTCTCGCCGAGCCTGCCGCTCGCGCTCGGCGGACCGGTCCTTCCCGGCCTGACCGGGTGGCTGTGGCGCACCACCGACACGGCTGCCGTCTGGTACGCGTGGGTGACGGCGCTGCTGCTCGTCTGCCTGCTGCTTCCCACCCTCCGCAGAAGCTTCGACAACGCCGGCCGCACAGGCCGGTGA
- a CDS encoding AAA family ATPase: protein MSEPTDHDGVLPAWYREVDLALPVQPQILLSGNVRDVFLLPPAAEDETDEADENENANEHQDQHPDQDEPPTLAPYSMVEAIERICEARGYGAIAVHEIVRDGFQITVLTDDLELPPALAALDVSRPSTGGGARFGEAPGSIPYGRLRQALVAAVAHRGPAIAVVFPYTSRLGSPRSELSADGRGFFAAAEALGHSASAVPGPEPVTPYNTVFWLVERQDELPAEFDTANHRIRVVSVPAGDSRQRKAACGHVVAQLFAANGQSADAAARERAAAKLLRSTAGLSNDQILSVARLAQDRKLPPDRMDDAVRLYRIGVVDNPWNSDVLRSRIADGEAYLNERVVGQKAAVRKAVDIFMRSATGLTGAQSSSSPHRPRGVLFLSGPTGVGKTELAKGITTMLFGDDAAPLRFDMSEFSQEHARDRLIGAPPGFVGHESGGELTNAVRANPMSVVLFDEIDKADKRVFDIFLQILEDGRLTDGRGDTVYFSDCVLIFTSNLGVVDENDQPVLTAAVEPATVSKLLRKAFEDFFDKQIKRPELRNRFGDGFVDMGFIDKESVEWILDRGLAAVGRRVAAVHGARLEVTAEARATLLDVALERAGTQGGRGIGHVVEAALINPLSRELFQRPAGAGETLSVRSFNESEFWTAEVDRW, encoded by the coding sequence GTGAGCGAACCGACAGACCACGACGGCGTCCTGCCCGCGTGGTACCGCGAGGTCGACCTCGCGCTCCCGGTCCAGCCCCAGATCCTGTTGTCGGGCAACGTCCGGGACGTCTTCCTGCTGCCTCCGGCTGCCGAAGACGAGACCGACGAGGCCGACGAGAACGAGAACGCGAACGAGCACCAGGACCAGCACCCGGACCAGGACGAACCCCCAACCCTCGCCCCCTACTCGATGGTCGAGGCGATCGAGCGGATCTGCGAAGCGCGCGGCTACGGCGCGATCGCGGTCCACGAGATCGTGCGCGACGGCTTCCAGATCACCGTCCTCACCGACGACTTGGAGCTGCCTCCGGCCCTCGCGGCGCTGGACGTGTCCCGGCCCTCGACCGGCGGCGGCGCCCGATTCGGCGAGGCCCCCGGCTCGATCCCCTACGGCCGGCTCCGGCAGGCCCTGGTGGCGGCCGTGGCCCACCGCGGCCCGGCGATCGCCGTGGTCTTCCCCTACACCTCCCGGCTCGGCTCGCCGCGCTCCGAGCTCAGCGCCGACGGCCGCGGCTTCTTCGCCGCCGCCGAGGCGCTGGGCCACAGCGCCTCGGCCGTCCCGGGCCCGGAGCCGGTCACGCCCTACAACACCGTGTTCTGGCTCGTCGAGCGCCAGGACGAGCTGCCGGCCGAGTTCGACACCGCCAACCACCGCATCCGGGTGGTCAGCGTCCCGGCCGGGGACAGCCGGCAGCGCAAGGCGGCGTGCGGGCACGTGGTCGCCCAGCTCTTCGCCGCGAACGGCCAGAGCGCGGACGCCGCGGCGCGCGAGCGGGCGGCCGCCAAGCTCCTGCGTTCCACCGCCGGCCTGAGCAACGACCAGATCCTGTCCGTGGCGCGGCTGGCCCAGGACCGGAAACTGCCGCCGGACCGCATGGACGACGCCGTGCGGCTCTACCGCATCGGCGTGGTCGACAACCCCTGGAACAGCGACGTGCTGCGCTCGCGCATCGCCGACGGCGAGGCGTACCTCAACGAGCGGGTCGTCGGCCAGAAGGCCGCCGTGCGCAAGGCGGTCGATATCTTCATGCGCTCGGCGACCGGCCTGACCGGCGCGCAGTCCAGCAGCTCCCCGCACCGGCCGCGCGGCGTGCTCTTCTTGTCCGGGCCCACCGGGGTCGGCAAGACCGAGCTGGCCAAGGGCATCACCACGATGCTGTTCGGGGACGACGCCGCGCCGCTGCGGTTCGACATGAGCGAGTTCAGCCAGGAACACGCCCGCGACCGGCTCATCGGCGCCCCGCCGGGCTTCGTCGGCCACGAGTCCGGCGGCGAGCTCACCAACGCCGTCCGGGCCAACCCGATGAGCGTCGTGCTCTTCGACGAGATCGACAAAGCCGACAAACGGGTCTTCGACATCTTCCTGCAGATCCTGGAGGACGGCCGGCTCACCGACGGCCGCGGCGACACCGTCTACTTCAGCGACTGCGTCCTGATCTTCACCTCCAACCTCGGCGTGGTCGACGAGAACGACCAGCCGGTCCTGACCGCCGCCGTCGAGCCCGCCACGGTCAGCAAGCTGCTGCGCAAGGCCTTCGAGGATTTCTTCGACAAGCAGATCAAGCGGCCCGAGCTCCGGAACCGGTTCGGCGACGGCTTTGTCGACATGGGCTTCATCGACAAGGAGAGCGTCGAATGGATCCTGGACCGAGGACTGGCCGCGGTGGGCCGCCGGGTGGCGGCGGTGCACGGTGCACGGCTCGAAGTCACCGCCGAGGCCCGCGCCACGCTGCTGGACGTCGCGCTGGAGCGCGCCGGGACCCAGGGCGGCCGGGGCATCGGCCACGTCGTCGAGGCCGCGCTGATCAACCCGCTGTCTCGCGAGCTGTTCCAAAGGCCGGCCGGCGCCGGGGAGACGCTCTCGGTCCGCAGCTTCAACGAAAGCGAGTTCTGGACCGCGGAGGTCGACCGATGGTGA
- a CDS encoding RES family NAD+ phosphorylase has product MPRPRRLLETLRGEPESVIWDAGTVLYRVHRNTRPAEHFNPVPADPHFQGGRFDATCYGAPYPYSYVSLDPATAITETVFRDKIFTNDTQSTPRVRVADRRLSEVVLEVPARLLSLVSGKSLSSLHTDAWLVTAEEQEYAFTRRYGHWIREMAPWAQGFVWHSRRNPPATTGILFGDRFPGLDHGDGVLSPGRTDPLDLRAGKGLRLVKEVGKTFHVAVAPERVRPGAAR; this is encoded by the coding sequence ATGCCCCGGCCGCGAAGACTGTTGGAAACCCTGCGGGGCGAACCGGAATCCGTGATCTGGGACGCGGGCACGGTCCTGTACCGGGTCCACCGGAACACGCGTCCGGCCGAGCACTTCAACCCCGTGCCCGCGGACCCGCACTTCCAGGGCGGCCGGTTCGACGCGACCTGCTACGGCGCCCCCTATCCGTACTCGTACGTGTCCCTGGACCCGGCCACAGCGATCACCGAGACCGTCTTCCGCGACAAGATCTTCACCAACGACACCCAGTCCACCCCCCGGGTCCGAGTGGCCGACCGCCGCCTGTCCGAGGTCGTCCTGGAGGTCCCGGCACGACTGCTCTCCCTGGTGTCCGGCAAGTCGCTGTCCAGCCTGCACACCGACGCGTGGCTGGTGACCGCCGAGGAGCAGGAGTACGCGTTCACCCGCCGCTACGGCCACTGGATCAGGGAAATGGCGCCGTGGGCACAAGGGTTCGTCTGGCACTCCCGCCGCAACCCCCCGGCCACCACCGGCATCCTGTTCGGCGACCGCTTCCCCGGCCTCGACCACGGCGACGGCGTGCTGAGCCCCGGCCGGACCGACCCGCTGGACCTCAGGGCCGGCAAGGGGCTGCGGCTCGTCAAGGAGGTCGGCAAGACGTTCCACGTCGCCGTCGCACCGGAGCGGGTCAGGCCGGGGGCTGCGCGGTAG
- a CDS encoding 4Fe-4S single cluster domain-containing protein: MVTLRLSRTAPGLVEVLGPGRRFVLWVQGCPLACPGCMSRDTWDADGGGEVTLEELTALWRDFLDLGATGITVSGGEPMEQAAALADFLDAARDVAAAVGCEADVLVYTGYEEDELAGLGPAALRLADSADALITGRFRVAEPTRLAWRGSANQRLLPRTPLGRQRYAGHADRVVENTEMQVFADDQALLLVGIPDRGVLTQAERRMRGDGLTFGGGVSWRP, translated from the coding sequence ATGGTGACCCTCCGGCTCAGCCGTACCGCACCCGGCCTGGTCGAGGTGCTCGGCCCGGGGCGCCGCTTCGTGCTGTGGGTGCAGGGCTGCCCGCTGGCCTGCCCAGGCTGCATGTCGCGCGACACGTGGGACGCCGACGGCGGCGGCGAGGTCACGCTGGAGGAACTGACCGCGCTGTGGCGCGACTTCCTGGATCTGGGCGCGACCGGCATCACGGTCAGCGGCGGCGAGCCGATGGAACAGGCCGCGGCGCTCGCGGACTTCCTGGACGCGGCCCGGGACGTGGCGGCCGCGGTCGGCTGCGAGGCGGACGTGCTCGTCTACACCGGCTACGAAGAAGACGAACTCGCCGGCCTCGGTCCCGCCGCCCTGCGTCTGGCCGACAGCGCCGACGCCCTGATCACCGGCCGGTTCCGGGTCGCGGAGCCGACCCGGCTGGCCTGGCGGGGCTCGGCCAACCAGCGCCTGCTGCCCCGCACGCCGCTGGGCCGGCAGCGCTACGCGGGCCACGCCGACCGCGTCGTGGAGAACACGGAGATGCAGGTGTTCGCCGACGACCAGGCCCTCCTGCTGGTGGGGATCCCGGATCGCGGCGTGCTGACCCAGGCCGAGCGACGCATGCGCGGCGACGGACTGACTTTCGGAGGCGGTGTCTCGTGGCGACCGTGA